A window of the Lolium perenne isolate Kyuss_39 chromosome 7, Kyuss_2.0, whole genome shotgun sequence genome harbors these coding sequences:
- the LOC127313100 gene encoding probable disease resistance protein RF45 isoform X1, producing the protein MDAVRTQAVPASGALQAWSARAGVSGDVGMLSAALEGARRVLGAAAAAGELRNKPLEGFLKEVRREVFRADTLLDELDYYRLRQEQEAEAAGAGEQFVNSLINQVEHGDCAHGSNSDPFQQKHTIVDPSALDSSKLQLVIYSVNGNSCVPWMELDKNDISYRISESVNQLNEMQRDARKALKIEELDFLALRMGSSDMDFRETTPFVIEPKIYGRDKEHNHIINKLMCSETEDEDISVFAIVGNGGVGKTTLARLVYNDAIIARHFILRLWIYVSVNFDEVTLTHDLLECLYGDRFEGIEDLDKLQKFVEDSVKSKRLLLVMDDIWGDHDTSRWDTFLAPLRHSEVKGNKILVTTRKFSVVRMTGAKDEIKLDGLTKENFWALFKECAFGNRKDQLKLVYIGRQIAAKLKGYPLAAKTVGTLLRKKLDVEHWRKVLDSSEWKYQENDEDIIPALRISYNHLPVCLQLCFSYCSLFPKNYHFNSEQVVNLWIAHGFVCPKGNKRIEDVGYEYFSELVDCGFIQYEPTRLTHIMHDLIHDLAQMVSSDECFTIDALGSRATPKFVRHVSVVTESAYRPEGDGSMSPNEPFKKEFVEAIGSFQPKNVGTIMLIGRYDLNFSEAFRDKSDEFRAIRVLKLELMFDGLSSLICNLAAFIHLRYLELRAAYANSNLQLPESICRLYHLQVLDINIKHNWGSRVKLPRGLNNLVNLRHFLAFENLHAKIAAVGKLKFLQELKVFKVRKNKEFSIDQLSTLIELRGSLKIYRLGNVESKEEAMMARLEDKVYLSKLHLSWDKLQDDAASHTVVLEGLRPPTSLKFLRIDGHRGAAPKWSTTDFTLTCLQSLHLERCQDWVDLPPIGNLPFLKELHLVRMFKIKKLLIGPLEVLELRELPRLTECTVLDEEYPSKSIRVLEIVSCYRLSKLPFLQNSINVENEQRLPNLHRVQIHDWLESEDLPALPVTRELTDLDISNAGSVRTMSFRLKHAVGSDGLTLMISGGGDLSSLDEKVLAFNNLTALEEIEIRSCPDLSYLAWNSLQELAFLKRLTLSSCPKVFSSFATRYRLPPSLEDLNLSACDITGNQLSWVLANLPNLSSLKIAYCDKISSLAVGLSSNDIDKLPKGICCIPINCLTSIQQLHISSDMAFLSRKGLAEFVSLKELVIKGCAKLLASMVLQAGLESNDSILLPPSLLNLRIDDLPGKLLQHSRLTSLVQLDLEQSPSLTSVNLHSCTALQKLSIKECHSVASCEGFQSLACLTTMSVRYSPSMMYLGLQSCVGLRHLHVEGCNTLSTLESLVCLPLLAELHLIKNQNLVSLKLHPDAALESLNIRECSTLSSWEHLKSLGRLKKLEIRYAPGFVSAWNRIAKKAEIAGQELCLPLQTLHIDGPGFLTMAVCRLLASLKELRIGITQDFDNVDCQIRRFTDEQQEALPLLLSLQRLELLSMTDLQMLPSELHRLPSLQHLIITNCESIKSLPQKGLPASLKLLDAAKCSPELYEKCKHVRGLQWLYINGRKQEKC; encoded by the exons ATGGACGCGGTGAGGACGCAGGCCGTCCCGGCCTCTGGCGCGCTGCAGGCTTGGTCGGCCCGCGCCGGCGTCTCCGGCGATGTGGGGATGCTCAGCGCGGCCCTCGAGGGCGCCAGGCGGGTgctcggcgcggcggcggcggcgggcgagcTGCGGAACAAGCCCCTGGAGGGGTTCCTCAAGGAGGTCCGCCGCGAAGTGTTTCGGGCGGACACACTGCTGGACGAGCTGGACTACTACCGCCTCCGGCAGGAGCAAGAGGCGGAGGCTGCCGGTGCCGGCGAGCAG TTTGTGAACAGCCTTATAAACCAAGTGGAACATGGAGACTGTGCCCATGGCAGCAATTCTGATCCATTTCAGCAGAAACACACTATTGTTGATCCATCAGCCTTGGATTCATCTAAACTTCAGCTTGTCATATACAGTGTCAATGGAAATTCTTGTGTGCCATGGATGGAACTAGATAAGAATGACATCTCATATAGGATATCAGAAAGTGTCAATCAACTCAATGAGATGCAACGTGACGCACGCAAGGCACTCAAAATTGAGGAGCTGGACTTCCTTGCTCTCAGAATGGGCTCTTCAGACATGGACTTCAGGGAGACAACTCCTTTTGTTATTGAACCCAAAATTTATGGGAGGGACAAAGAGCATAATCATATAATCAACAAACTTATGTGTAGTGAAACGGAGGATGAAGATATATCGGTTTTCGCCATTGTCGGAAACGGCGGTGTTGGCAAAACCACCTTAGCTCGTTTGGTGTATAATGATGCTATCATTGCAAGGCATTTTATACTACGGTTGTGGATCTATGTTTCTGTTAATTTTGATGAAGTTACGCTTACACatgatttgttagaatgcttgtaTGGTGATAGATTTGAGGGAATTGAGGACTTGGACAAACTCCAAAAGTTTGTTGAGGATAGTGTGAAGTCCAAAAGGTTACTACTTGTTATGGACGACATATGGGGAGACCATGACACAAGTCGATGGGACACATTCCTAGCTCCACTTCGTCACAGTGAAGTCAAGGGAAATAAGATTTTGGTAACCACAAGAAAATTTTCTGTTGTTAGAATGACAGGTGCAAAGGATGAAATTAAACTGGATGGTCTAACAAAAGAGAATTTTTGGGCTTTATTCAAGGAATGTGCATTTGGGAACAGGAAAGATCAACTGAAGCTAGTATATATTGGGCGTCAGATAGCAGCGAAATTGAAGGGATATCCTTTGGCTGCTAAAACTGTTGGAACACTATTAAGGAAAAAACTTGATGTTGAGCATTGGAGGAAAGTTCTAGACAGCAGTGAATGGAAATATCAAGAAAACGATGAGGACATCATACCAGCATTGAGGATTAGCTACAACCATCTGCCCGTCTGTCTTCaactgtgcttctcatattgttcATTGTTCCCTAAGAATTACCATTTCAACAGTGAACAAGTGGTGAATTTATGGATTGCACATGGTTTTGTTTGTCCCAAAGGAAACAAAAGAATAGAAGATGTAGGATACGAGTACTTCAGTGAGCTCGTGGACTGTGGGTTTATTCAATATGAACCAACAAGGCTCACTCACATCATGCATGATCTAATTCACGATCTAGCACAGATGGTTTCTTCTGATGAATGTTTTACTATAGATGCTCTAGGATCTAGAGCAACACCAAAATTTGTTCGCCATGTCAGTGTTGTTACAGAGTCAGCGTATCGTCCAGAAGGAGATGGCAGCATGTCTCCTAATGAACCTTTCAAAAAGGAATTTGTTGAAGCGATTGGCTCATTCCAACCCAAGAATGTGGGCACAATTATGTTGATTGGTCGATATGACTTAAACTTTTCTGAAGCATTTCGAGACAAATCCGATGAGTTCAGAGCCATTCGTGTATTAAAACTGGAATTGATGTTTGATGGTTTGAGTTCTTTAATATGTAACCTTGCAGCATTTATTCATCTTCGTTATCTGGAGCTGCGTGCTGCTTACGCAAATTCAAATTTGCAGTTGCCAGAGTCCATATGTAGATTGTACCATCTACAGGTTCTTGATATCAATATAAAACATAATTGGGGATCTCGTGTGAAGTTACCAAGAGGGTTGAACAATCTTGTAAACTTGCGTCACTTTCTTGCCTTTGAGAATTTACATGCAAAAATCGCTGCTGTTGGGAAATTGAAATTTCTTCAAGAACTCAAGGTCTTCAAAGTAAGGAAGAACAAAGAATTTAGTATAGATCAATTAAGCACTCTAATAGAGCTCAGAGGATCACTGAAAATATATcgtcttggaaatgttgagagcaAAGAGGAGGCTATGATGGCTAGGCTTGAGGACAAGGTATACTTGAGCAAGTTACACTTATCATGGGATAAATTGCAAGACGATGCTGCTTCTCACACAGTAGTACTTGAAGGACTTCGACCACCCACAAGCCTCAAATTTCTCAgaattgatggacatagaggtgcTGCTCCCAAATGGTCAACCACAGATTTTACACTTACATGCTTGCAATCTCTTCATTTGGAGCGTTGCCAGGACTGGGTAGACCTCCCACCTATTGGAAACTTGCCATTCCTTAAAGAGTTGCACCTGGTTCGCATGTTTAAAATCAAAAAATTGCTAATTGGTCCCCTGGAGGTGTTGGAGCTACGTGAGCTGCCTCGATTGACAGAGTGCACTGTTTTAGATGAAGAATACCCATCTAAAAGTATACGGGTTCTTGAAATTGTGTCATGCTATCGCTTGAGCAAGCTGCCGTTTTTACAAAATTCCATTAACGTTGAGAATGAGCAACGATTACCAAATCTCCACCGAGTTCAGATACATGACTGGCTAGAATCCGAAGACTTACCAGCACTTCCTGTCACCAGAGAATTAACTGATTTGGATATTTCAAATGCTGGCTCAGTTCGAACCATGTCATTCCGTCTCAAGCATGCAGTTGGATCAGATGGGCTGACCCTAATGATTAGTGGCGGTGGCGACCTAAGCAGTTTGGATGAGAAAGTGTTGGCATTCAATAATCTTACTGCTTTAGAAGAAATAGAAATTAGAAGCTGTCCAGATCTATCTTATCTTGCATGGAATAGCTTACAGGAGTTGGCATTCCTAAAAAGGTTGACATTGTCTTCTTGCCCCAAGGtattctcttcatttgcaacTAGATACAGGCTGCCACCTTCACTTGAAGATCTGAACTTGTCAGCGTGTGATATTACTGGGAATCAACTATCTTGGGTGCTGGCTAATCTTCCCAATCTGTCGAGCCTGAAGATCGCATACTGTGATAAGATATCCTCACTGGCTGTAGGCTTATCATCCAATGATATTGATAAACTGCCAAAAGGCATATGTTGCATCCCGATTAACTGTTTGACGAGCATACAACAGTTGCACATCTCCTCTGACATGGCTTTTTTAAGCAGGAAAGGCCTAGCAGAATTTGTCTCCCTTAAAGAATTGGTTATAAAAGGTTGCGCCAAGCTTCTTGCCTCCATGGTTCTCCAAGCAGGATTGGAGTCAAATGATAGTATACTTCTTCCCCCTTCATTGCTAAATTTAAGGATTGATGATTTGCCCGGAAAGCTGTTGCAGCACTCAAGACTCACCTCCCTTGTTCAGCTAGACTTGGAGCAGAGTCCTAGTTTGACATCAGTTAACCTGCATTCCTGCACAGCGTTACAGAAATTATCAATCAAAGAATGCCATTCGGTAGCTTCATGTGAAGGTTTTCAGTCCCTTGCTTGTCTCACCACAATGAGTGTAAGGTACAGCCCAAGCATGATGTATTTGGGGCTGCAGTCTTGCGTGGGATTGCGACACCTGCATGTTGAAGGTTGCAACACATTGTCTACACTTGAGAGCTTAGTGTGCCTTCCACTACTTGCGGAGTTGCATCTAATCAAGAACCAAAAtttggtttctctcaagttgcatCCTGATGCTGCACTGGAGAGCTTGAACATTAGAGAATGCTCTACATTGTCTTCATGGGAGCACTTGAAGTCCCTTGGACGTCTTAAAAAATTGGAAATCCGATATGCTCCTGGCTTCGTGTCAGCATGGAACCGTATTGCAAAAAAGGCTGAAATCGCTGGCCAAGAGTTGTGCTTACCCCTTCAGACACTTCATATTGATGGCCCCGGTTTTCTCACAATGGCCGTGTGTAGGCTCCTAGCTTCTCTTAAGGAGCTACGCATTGGTATCACTCAGGATTTTGATAATGTGGACTGCCAGATTAGGAGATTCACTGATGAGCAGCAGGAAGCGCTACCACTTCTGCTCTCACTCCAACGTCTTGAGCTGTTGTCCATGACGGATCTTCAGATGCTGCCCTCAGAGTTGCATCGGCTTCCCTCTTTGCAGCATTTGATTATAACAAATTGCGAGAGCATCAAGTCACTACCACAAAAGGGCCTTCCAGCTTCACTCAAGCTTCTCGATGCCGCTAAATGTAGCCCAGAACTATATGAAAAATGCAAACATGTAAGAGGCCTCCAATGGTTGTACATCAATGGACGTAAGCAAGAAAAGTGCTAG
- the LOC127313100 gene encoding probable disease resistance protein RF45 isoform X2, whose protein sequence is MWGCSARPSRAPGGCSARRRRRASCGTSPWRGSSRRSAAKCFGRTHCWTSWTTTASGRSKRRRLPVPASSLINQVEHGDCAHGSNSDPFQQKHTIVDPSALDSSKLQLVIYSVNGNSCVPWMELDKNDISYRISESVNQLNEMQRDARKALKIEELDFLALRMGSSDMDFRETTPFVIEPKIYGRDKEHNHIINKLMCSETEDEDISVFAIVGNGGVGKTTLARLVYNDAIIARHFILRLWIYVSVNFDEVTLTHDLLECLYGDRFEGIEDLDKLQKFVEDSVKSKRLLLVMDDIWGDHDTSRWDTFLAPLRHSEVKGNKILVTTRKFSVVRMTGAKDEIKLDGLTKENFWALFKECAFGNRKDQLKLVYIGRQIAAKLKGYPLAAKTVGTLLRKKLDVEHWRKVLDSSEWKYQENDEDIIPALRISYNHLPVCLQLCFSYCSLFPKNYHFNSEQVVNLWIAHGFVCPKGNKRIEDVGYEYFSELVDCGFIQYEPTRLTHIMHDLIHDLAQMVSSDECFTIDALGSRATPKFVRHVSVVTESAYRPEGDGSMSPNEPFKKEFVEAIGSFQPKNVGTIMLIGRYDLNFSEAFRDKSDEFRAIRVLKLELMFDGLSSLICNLAAFIHLRYLELRAAYANSNLQLPESICRLYHLQVLDINIKHNWGSRVKLPRGLNNLVNLRHFLAFENLHAKIAAVGKLKFLQELKVFKVRKNKEFSIDQLSTLIELRGSLKIYRLGNVESKEEAMMARLEDKVYLSKLHLSWDKLQDDAASHTVVLEGLRPPTSLKFLRIDGHRGAAPKWSTTDFTLTCLQSLHLERCQDWVDLPPIGNLPFLKELHLVRMFKIKKLLIGPLEVLELRELPRLTECTVLDEEYPSKSIRVLEIVSCYRLSKLPFLQNSINVENEQRLPNLHRVQIHDWLESEDLPALPVTRELTDLDISNAGSVRTMSFRLKHAVGSDGLTLMISGGGDLSSLDEKVLAFNNLTALEEIEIRSCPDLSYLAWNSLQELAFLKRLTLSSCPKVFSSFATRYRLPPSLEDLNLSACDITGNQLSWVLANLPNLSSLKIAYCDKISSLAVGLSSNDIDKLPKGICCIPINCLTSIQQLHISSDMAFLSRKGLAEFVSLKELVIKGCAKLLASMVLQAGLESNDSILLPPSLLNLRIDDLPGKLLQHSRLTSLVQLDLEQSPSLTSVNLHSCTALQKLSIKECHSVASCEGFQSLACLTTMSVRYSPSMMYLGLQSCVGLRHLHVEGCNTLSTLESLVCLPLLAELHLIKNQNLVSLKLHPDAALESLNIRECSTLSSWEHLKSLGRLKKLEIRYAPGFVSAWNRIAKKAEIAGQELCLPLQTLHIDGPGFLTMAVCRLLASLKELRIGITQDFDNVDCQIRRFTDEQQEALPLLLSLQRLELLSMTDLQMLPSELHRLPSLQHLIITNCESIKSLPQKGLPASLKLLDAAKCSPELYEKCKHVRGLQWLYINGRKQEKC, encoded by the exons ATGTGGGGATGCTCAGCGCGGCCCTCGAGGGCGCCAGGCGGGTgctcggcgcggcggcggcggcgggcgagcTGCGGAACAAGCCCCTGGAGGGGTTCCTCAAGGAGGTCCGCCGCGAAGTGTTTCGGGCGGACACACTGCTGGACGAGCTGGACTACTACCGCCTCCGGCAGGAGCAAGAGGCGGAGGCTGCCGGTGCCGGCGAGCAG CCTTATAAACCAAGTGGAACATGGAGACTGTGCCCATGGCAGCAATTCTGATCCATTTCAGCAGAAACACACTATTGTTGATCCATCAGCCTTGGATTCATCTAAACTTCAGCTTGTCATATACAGTGTCAATGGAAATTCTTGTGTGCCATGGATGGAACTAGATAAGAATGACATCTCATATAGGATATCAGAAAGTGTCAATCAACTCAATGAGATGCAACGTGACGCACGCAAGGCACTCAAAATTGAGGAGCTGGACTTCCTTGCTCTCAGAATGGGCTCTTCAGACATGGACTTCAGGGAGACAACTCCTTTTGTTATTGAACCCAAAATTTATGGGAGGGACAAAGAGCATAATCATATAATCAACAAACTTATGTGTAGTGAAACGGAGGATGAAGATATATCGGTTTTCGCCATTGTCGGAAACGGCGGTGTTGGCAAAACCACCTTAGCTCGTTTGGTGTATAATGATGCTATCATTGCAAGGCATTTTATACTACGGTTGTGGATCTATGTTTCTGTTAATTTTGATGAAGTTACGCTTACACatgatttgttagaatgcttgtaTGGTGATAGATTTGAGGGAATTGAGGACTTGGACAAACTCCAAAAGTTTGTTGAGGATAGTGTGAAGTCCAAAAGGTTACTACTTGTTATGGACGACATATGGGGAGACCATGACACAAGTCGATGGGACACATTCCTAGCTCCACTTCGTCACAGTGAAGTCAAGGGAAATAAGATTTTGGTAACCACAAGAAAATTTTCTGTTGTTAGAATGACAGGTGCAAAGGATGAAATTAAACTGGATGGTCTAACAAAAGAGAATTTTTGGGCTTTATTCAAGGAATGTGCATTTGGGAACAGGAAAGATCAACTGAAGCTAGTATATATTGGGCGTCAGATAGCAGCGAAATTGAAGGGATATCCTTTGGCTGCTAAAACTGTTGGAACACTATTAAGGAAAAAACTTGATGTTGAGCATTGGAGGAAAGTTCTAGACAGCAGTGAATGGAAATATCAAGAAAACGATGAGGACATCATACCAGCATTGAGGATTAGCTACAACCATCTGCCCGTCTGTCTTCaactgtgcttctcatattgttcATTGTTCCCTAAGAATTACCATTTCAACAGTGAACAAGTGGTGAATTTATGGATTGCACATGGTTTTGTTTGTCCCAAAGGAAACAAAAGAATAGAAGATGTAGGATACGAGTACTTCAGTGAGCTCGTGGACTGTGGGTTTATTCAATATGAACCAACAAGGCTCACTCACATCATGCATGATCTAATTCACGATCTAGCACAGATGGTTTCTTCTGATGAATGTTTTACTATAGATGCTCTAGGATCTAGAGCAACACCAAAATTTGTTCGCCATGTCAGTGTTGTTACAGAGTCAGCGTATCGTCCAGAAGGAGATGGCAGCATGTCTCCTAATGAACCTTTCAAAAAGGAATTTGTTGAAGCGATTGGCTCATTCCAACCCAAGAATGTGGGCACAATTATGTTGATTGGTCGATATGACTTAAACTTTTCTGAAGCATTTCGAGACAAATCCGATGAGTTCAGAGCCATTCGTGTATTAAAACTGGAATTGATGTTTGATGGTTTGAGTTCTTTAATATGTAACCTTGCAGCATTTATTCATCTTCGTTATCTGGAGCTGCGTGCTGCTTACGCAAATTCAAATTTGCAGTTGCCAGAGTCCATATGTAGATTGTACCATCTACAGGTTCTTGATATCAATATAAAACATAATTGGGGATCTCGTGTGAAGTTACCAAGAGGGTTGAACAATCTTGTAAACTTGCGTCACTTTCTTGCCTTTGAGAATTTACATGCAAAAATCGCTGCTGTTGGGAAATTGAAATTTCTTCAAGAACTCAAGGTCTTCAAAGTAAGGAAGAACAAAGAATTTAGTATAGATCAATTAAGCACTCTAATAGAGCTCAGAGGATCACTGAAAATATATcgtcttggaaatgttgagagcaAAGAGGAGGCTATGATGGCTAGGCTTGAGGACAAGGTATACTTGAGCAAGTTACACTTATCATGGGATAAATTGCAAGACGATGCTGCTTCTCACACAGTAGTACTTGAAGGACTTCGACCACCCACAAGCCTCAAATTTCTCAgaattgatggacatagaggtgcTGCTCCCAAATGGTCAACCACAGATTTTACACTTACATGCTTGCAATCTCTTCATTTGGAGCGTTGCCAGGACTGGGTAGACCTCCCACCTATTGGAAACTTGCCATTCCTTAAAGAGTTGCACCTGGTTCGCATGTTTAAAATCAAAAAATTGCTAATTGGTCCCCTGGAGGTGTTGGAGCTACGTGAGCTGCCTCGATTGACAGAGTGCACTGTTTTAGATGAAGAATACCCATCTAAAAGTATACGGGTTCTTGAAATTGTGTCATGCTATCGCTTGAGCAAGCTGCCGTTTTTACAAAATTCCATTAACGTTGAGAATGAGCAACGATTACCAAATCTCCACCGAGTTCAGATACATGACTGGCTAGAATCCGAAGACTTACCAGCACTTCCTGTCACCAGAGAATTAACTGATTTGGATATTTCAAATGCTGGCTCAGTTCGAACCATGTCATTCCGTCTCAAGCATGCAGTTGGATCAGATGGGCTGACCCTAATGATTAGTGGCGGTGGCGACCTAAGCAGTTTGGATGAGAAAGTGTTGGCATTCAATAATCTTACTGCTTTAGAAGAAATAGAAATTAGAAGCTGTCCAGATCTATCTTATCTTGCATGGAATAGCTTACAGGAGTTGGCATTCCTAAAAAGGTTGACATTGTCTTCTTGCCCCAAGGtattctcttcatttgcaacTAGATACAGGCTGCCACCTTCACTTGAAGATCTGAACTTGTCAGCGTGTGATATTACTGGGAATCAACTATCTTGGGTGCTGGCTAATCTTCCCAATCTGTCGAGCCTGAAGATCGCATACTGTGATAAGATATCCTCACTGGCTGTAGGCTTATCATCCAATGATATTGATAAACTGCCAAAAGGCATATGTTGCATCCCGATTAACTGTTTGACGAGCATACAACAGTTGCACATCTCCTCTGACATGGCTTTTTTAAGCAGGAAAGGCCTAGCAGAATTTGTCTCCCTTAAAGAATTGGTTATAAAAGGTTGCGCCAAGCTTCTTGCCTCCATGGTTCTCCAAGCAGGATTGGAGTCAAATGATAGTATACTTCTTCCCCCTTCATTGCTAAATTTAAGGATTGATGATTTGCCCGGAAAGCTGTTGCAGCACTCAAGACTCACCTCCCTTGTTCAGCTAGACTTGGAGCAGAGTCCTAGTTTGACATCAGTTAACCTGCATTCCTGCACAGCGTTACAGAAATTATCAATCAAAGAATGCCATTCGGTAGCTTCATGTGAAGGTTTTCAGTCCCTTGCTTGTCTCACCACAATGAGTGTAAGGTACAGCCCAAGCATGATGTATTTGGGGCTGCAGTCTTGCGTGGGATTGCGACACCTGCATGTTGAAGGTTGCAACACATTGTCTACACTTGAGAGCTTAGTGTGCCTTCCACTACTTGCGGAGTTGCATCTAATCAAGAACCAAAAtttggtttctctcaagttgcatCCTGATGCTGCACTGGAGAGCTTGAACATTAGAGAATGCTCTACATTGTCTTCATGGGAGCACTTGAAGTCCCTTGGACGTCTTAAAAAATTGGAAATCCGATATGCTCCTGGCTTCGTGTCAGCATGGAACCGTATTGCAAAAAAGGCTGAAATCGCTGGCCAAGAGTTGTGCTTACCCCTTCAGACACTTCATATTGATGGCCCCGGTTTTCTCACAATGGCCGTGTGTAGGCTCCTAGCTTCTCTTAAGGAGCTACGCATTGGTATCACTCAGGATTTTGATAATGTGGACTGCCAGATTAGGAGATTCACTGATGAGCAGCAGGAAGCGCTACCACTTCTGCTCTCACTCCAACGTCTTGAGCTGTTGTCCATGACGGATCTTCAGATGCTGCCCTCAGAGTTGCATCGGCTTCCCTCTTTGCAGCATTTGATTATAACAAATTGCGAGAGCATCAAGTCACTACCACAAAAGGGCCTTCCAGCTTCACTCAAGCTTCTCGATGCCGCTAAATGTAGCCCAGAACTATATGAAAAATGCAAACATGTAAGAGGCCTCCAATGGTTGTACATCAATGGACGTAAGCAAGAAAAGTGCTAG